The Aliiroseovarius pelagivivens genome contains a region encoding:
- a CDS encoding FAD-dependent monooxygenase: MIKDQQITILGAGIGGLAAATALAQRGAKVTVLEQAPAITEVGAGFQISPNGVRVLDALGLGDKARANAIRGHGVWLRDGVSGHGVLDLDFRTLKPDDTFLLFHRADLQKLLYDAALEAGVTIQCGQRVQSVHPGEDGTEVVLEGQDPINMGFVVGADGLHSVMRSALNGPATPEFTGQVAWRALVPATGREQYEATVFMGPGRHMVTYPLREGSLVNIVAVEERESWTEEGWFHKDDTANLMAAFSGFCDDAMALLERVDEAHIWGLFLHPVADNWHQGQAVLLGDAAHPTLPFMAQGAVMALEDAWVLADCLDRFGLERGPAVYQGKRRPRTAKIVAEAHKNARNYHYTNPMVRGAGHMAMRLIGRMAPQVLMRRYDWIYDMDVTA; encoded by the coding sequence ATGATCAAAGATCAGCAAATTACCATTTTGGGGGCCGGAATCGGCGGGTTAGCAGCTGCAACCGCTCTGGCCCAACGCGGCGCGAAAGTGACAGTTCTGGAACAGGCGCCCGCCATTACCGAGGTCGGAGCGGGATTTCAGATCAGCCCGAATGGCGTCCGGGTGCTGGATGCTTTGGGTCTGGGCGACAAGGCCCGCGCCAATGCGATCCGGGGGCACGGGGTTTGGTTGCGTGACGGAGTGTCGGGACACGGTGTTCTGGATCTGGATTTTCGCACGCTGAAGCCGGATGACACATTTTTGCTGTTCCACCGCGCGGATCTTCAGAAGCTTCTCTACGATGCGGCGCTTGAGGCCGGCGTTACGATCCAATGTGGTCAGCGTGTTCAATCCGTGCATCCAGGAGAAGACGGCACCGAGGTCGTGCTCGAGGGACAAGATCCCATCAACATGGGCTTTGTGGTTGGCGCAGACGGGCTGCATTCCGTGATGAGGTCGGCTTTGAATGGCCCGGCGACGCCAGAATTTACTGGACAGGTTGCATGGCGTGCCTTGGTCCCTGCAACCGGGCGCGAGCAATATGAAGCGACGGTCTTTATGGGGCCGGGGCGCCACATGGTGACCTATCCACTGCGCGAAGGTAGCCTCGTCAACATTGTCGCGGTTGAGGAACGGGAAAGCTGGACTGAAGAAGGCTGGTTTCACAAAGATGATACTGCCAATTTGATGGCGGCGTTCTCGGGGTTTTGCGATGACGCAATGGCGTTGTTAGAGCGCGTGGACGAGGCGCATATCTGGGGTCTGTTCCTGCATCCCGTCGCTGACAACTGGCATCAGGGGCAAGCGGTGTTGCTGGGCGACGCGGCCCATCCCACTTTGCCCTTCATGGCGCAAGGTGCGGTGATGGCGCTGGAAGACGCTTGGGTACTGGCGGATTGCCTTGATCGCTTCGGGTTGGAACGTGGACCTGCCGTCTATCAGGGCAAACGCCGTCCGCGCACCGCCAAGATCGTGGCAGAAGCACACAAAAACGCGCGCAACTATCACTATACCAATCCGATGGTGCGTGGCGCGGGGCATATGGCGATGCGGCTGATCGGCCGCATGGCGCCGCAAGTCCTGATGCGGCGCTATGACTGGATCTATGACATGGACGTCACTGCCTAG
- the dksA gene encoding RNA polymerase-binding protein DksA has translation MKAEAFLSDDYRPAEDEPFMNDRQLEYFRRKLEAWKAELLDESRHTIEGLQDGTRNIPDIADRASEETDRALELRTRDRSRKLVGKIDQALRRIDEGEYGYCEDTGEPISLKRLDARPIATLSLEAQERHERREKVHRDD, from the coding sequence ATGAAAGCCGAGGCATTCCTGTCCGACGATTATCGGCCAGCCGAAGATGAGCCATTTATGAATGACCGGCAGCTGGAGTATTTCCGGCGCAAACTTGAAGCTTGGAAAGCCGAGCTTCTGGATGAAAGCCGTCACACGATCGAAGGCCTGCAAGACGGCACGCGCAACATTCCTGACATCGCGGATCGCGCCTCGGAAGAGACGGACCGCGCGTTGGAACTGCGCACGCGGGATCGGTCCCGCAAGCTGGTGGGCAAAATTGATCAAGCCCTGCGCCGGATCGACGAAGGCGAATACGGTTACTGCGAAGACACTGGCGAGCCGATCTCGCTGAAGCGTCTGGATGCACGCCCGATCGCAACGTTGAGCCTTGAGGCACAGGAACGTCACGAGCGCCGCGAAAAAGTGCATCGCGACGACTGA
- a CDS encoding AAA family ATPase produces MTNRFDGTDSYVATDDLKVAVNAAVTLERPLLVKGEPGTGKTELALQVASALGARMIEWNIKSTTKAQQGLYEYDAVSRLRDSQLGDERVHDVKNYIKRGKLWEAFEAGERVVLLIDEIDKADIEFPNDLLQELDKMEFHVYETGETIRARHRPIIIITSNNEKELPDAFLRRCFFHYIRFPDAETMARIVEVHHPGIKARLLTEALTQFYEIREQPGLKKKPSTSEVLDWLKLLLAEDIDPAELKRDGASALPTLHGALLKNEQDVHLFERLAFMARGQR; encoded by the coding sequence ATGACCAATCGTTTTGACGGAACCGACAGCTATGTTGCCACAGATGACCTGAAGGTCGCCGTGAATGCGGCGGTCACTTTGGAACGTCCGCTTTTGGTCAAAGGGGAGCCTGGTACAGGCAAAACCGAGCTTGCACTGCAGGTGGCAAGCGCTTTGGGCGCACGAATGATCGAGTGGAACATCAAGTCGACCACCAAGGCGCAGCAGGGTCTTTACGAATACGATGCCGTAAGCCGTCTGCGTGACAGCCAACTGGGCGACGAGCGCGTGCATGACGTCAAGAACTACATCAAGCGAGGCAAGCTTTGGGAAGCCTTCGAGGCCGGCGAACGTGTCGTTCTGCTGATCGACGAAATCGACAAGGCAGATATCGAGTTTCCGAACGATCTGCTGCAAGAGCTGGATAAGATGGAGTTCCACGTCTACGAGACTGGTGAAACCATCAGGGCCCGCCACCGTCCGATCATCATCATCACGTCGAACAACGAAAAAGAGCTGCCCGACGCCTTCCTGCGTCGTTGCTTCTTCCACTACATCCGCTTCCCGGATGCTGAAACGATGGCAAGAATTGTCGAAGTCCACCACCCCGGAATCAAAGCGCGTCTGCTGACCGAAGCCCTGACCCAGTTCTATGAAATCCGAGAACAGCCCGGGCTGAAGAAGAAGCCGTCGACCTCGGAAGTGCTGGACTGGCTGAAACTGCTGCTGGCCGAGGACATCGACCCGGCCGAATTGAAGCGCGACGGCGCCAGTGCACTGCCAACCCTGCATGGGGCGCTGCTTAAGAACGAGCAGGATGTGCACTTGTTCGAACGACTTGCTTTCATGGCGCGCGGTCAACGCTAA
- a CDS encoding DUF2927 domain-containing protein has protein sequence MWSYRPSVLIPLAFLLAGCMAPAPNADGAAPGNAVHRGDRTNDVATRRISLPNTLPAMRTFSPIRTDRPIRSNSLIMGDFIDLTFQLESGRPLPVLTRFEGPISVTVSGHAPAQLKRDLDQLLTRLRNEAGINIRRGTGPSAGRIAVELIPKRTLQKYVPHAACFVTPNVSGWTDYLQNRRTARTDWTKMRQRKQMAVFIPSDVSPQEMRDCLHEEIAQALGPVNDLYRLENSVFNDDNFHTVLTGFDMLILRIFYAPELQSGLSQAEVARRLPAVLNRLNPSGGSGSARLSPITPTDWKQAIAVAMGRNKSLRSRQAAAQRAVSIARQKGWQDNRLAFSLYAMGRLDMRTDSHAALAAFREAENIYRDRAGTDLHAAHMGMQLAAYALSTGSADQAIATVNRHIPAVRQAQNAALLATLLMIKAEALDHKGLSSDAARVRLDSLGWARYGFGSNAQVGARLQEIAAIAPG, from the coding sequence ATGTGGTCTTACCGCCCCTCAGTCTTGATCCCCCTCGCATTCTTACTGGCGGGCTGTATGGCCCCTGCGCCCAACGCGGATGGGGCCGCCCCGGGTAATGCCGTTCATCGCGGAGACCGCACCAATGATGTGGCCACACGGCGCATCAGCTTGCCCAACACTCTGCCTGCAATGAGAACGTTCTCGCCAATCAGAACCGATCGTCCAATTCGATCCAACAGTCTGATTATGGGCGATTTTATAGACCTTACCTTTCAGCTTGAAAGCGGTCGCCCCTTACCGGTTTTAACGCGCTTCGAAGGTCCGATCTCTGTCACCGTCTCTGGTCATGCACCAGCCCAGTTGAAGCGTGATTTGGACCAGCTTTTGACCCGTCTTCGGAACGAGGCCGGGATTAACATTCGGCGCGGCACGGGCCCCTCGGCCGGACGGATCGCCGTCGAACTGATCCCTAAACGTACGCTACAGAAATACGTGCCGCACGCCGCCTGCTTCGTCACCCCAAACGTGTCGGGATGGACCGACTATCTGCAAAATCGCAGAACCGCGCGTACGGATTGGACCAAAATGCGTCAACGCAAGCAAATGGCCGTATTCATCCCGTCAGATGTCAGCCCGCAGGAAATGCGTGACTGTCTGCACGAAGAAATCGCGCAGGCGCTTGGCCCCGTGAACGACCTGTACCGGTTAGAGAACAGCGTTTTCAACGACGACAATTTCCACACGGTTCTGACCGGGTTTGACATGCTAATCCTGCGCATTTTCTACGCACCTGAACTTCAATCTGGCCTGTCACAGGCTGAAGTTGCACGCCGCCTGCCCGCTGTTCTAAATCGTCTAAATCCTTCCGGCGGAAGCGGCAGCGCTCGTTTGTCCCCGATTACCCCAACGGATTGGAAGCAAGCCATCGCGGTCGCCATGGGGCGCAACAAGTCCCTCAGGTCACGTCAAGCGGCGGCACAACGTGCAGTTTCGATCGCGCGGCAAAAGGGTTGGCAGGACAACCGGTTGGCCTTCAGCCTGTATGCGATGGGTCGCCTAGACATGCGCACCGACAGCCACGCAGCCCTCGCCGCATTTCGCGAAGCCGAAAACATCTATCGTGATCGCGCGGGCACCGATCTTCACGCCGCACATATGGGTATGCAATTGGCGGCCTACGCCCTATCGACGGGTAGTGCTGATCAGGCCATCGCGACCGTTAACCGACATATTCCAGCGGTAAGGCAGGCCCAGAATGCCGCCCTTTTGGCCACGCTTTTGATGATCAAAGCCGAGGCGCTCGATCACAAGGGGCTTTCAAGTGACGCTGCGCGCGTACGGCTCGACAGTCTGGGCTGGGCACGGTATGGCTTCGGCTCAAACGCCCAAGTGGGTGCGCGGCTTCAAGAAATTGCAGCTATCGCTCCCGGCTAG
- a CDS encoding vWA domain-containing protein: protein MFLPFFENLRAANVPVSLREYLSFLEAMKAGLVTYDIEGFYYLARTAMVKDERNLDKFDRAFAASFQGLEAISADQMLEAVDIPQEWLEKMAEKFMTAEEKAEIEALGGFDKLMETLKERLKEQEARHQGGNKWIGTAGTSPFGAYGYNPEGVRIGQDRSRHQRAVKVWDKREFKNLDDSIELGTRNIKVALKRLRNWARDGAHDELDLDGTIRATAEHGYLDVKTRPERKNAVKVLLFLDVGGSMDPHIKVVEELFSAARSEFKHLEYYYFHNCLYEGVWRDNSRRWTEQIPTWEVLRTYGSDYKCIFVGDASMSPYEIAYRGGANEHWNDETGQVWLERAREQWPDNMWINPLPEQHWRYTQSVQMINQIFEGRMVPMTIDGIERGMKELGR from the coding sequence ATGTTCCTGCCCTTCTTCGAAAACCTCCGCGCGGCCAATGTGCCGGTATCCTTGCGCGAGTACCTGTCTTTTCTGGAAGCGATGAAGGCTGGGTTGGTCACCTATGACATCGAGGGGTTCTATTACCTCGCCCGCACCGCGATGGTGAAAGACGAGCGTAATCTAGACAAGTTCGACCGGGCTTTTGCAGCCAGTTTCCAAGGGCTTGAAGCGATCAGCGCCGATCAGATGTTGGAAGCCGTCGATATTCCGCAGGAATGGCTGGAAAAAATGGCCGAGAAATTCATGACCGCGGAAGAAAAGGCCGAGATCGAGGCCCTTGGCGGGTTCGACAAGCTGATGGAAACCTTGAAAGAGCGGCTGAAAGAGCAAGAGGCGCGGCACCAAGGTGGCAACAAATGGATTGGCACTGCCGGCACCTCGCCTTTTGGCGCCTACGGGTATAACCCCGAAGGCGTGCGCATCGGTCAGGATCGTTCGCGCCACCAGCGCGCCGTAAAGGTCTGGGACAAGCGCGAATTCAAGAACCTCGACGATTCCATCGAGCTTGGCACGCGCAACATCAAAGTTGCCCTGAAACGCCTGCGCAACTGGGCCCGCGACGGCGCCCATGACGAGCTGGATCTGGACGGCACAATTCGCGCCACGGCCGAACATGGCTATCTGGACGTAAAGACCCGCCCCGAACGAAAGAACGCTGTTAAGGTGTTGTTGTTCCTTGATGTTGGCGGATCCATGGACCCGCATATCAAAGTGGTGGAAGAGCTCTTTTCCGCCGCACGGTCCGAGTTCAAGCACCTAGAATACTACTATTTCCACAACTGCCTTTACGAAGGTGTGTGGCGCGACAACTCTCGCCGCTGGACCGAACAAATCCCAACTTGGGAAGTGCTGCGCACCTATGGTTCGGACTACAAATGTATCTTCGTCGGCGATGCCTCGATGTCCCCCTACGAGATCGCCTATCGCGGTGGCGCGAACGAGCATTGGAACGATGAAACGGGTCAAGTCTGGCTGGAACGCGCACGCGAGCAGTGGCCCGACAACATGTGGATCAACCCCCTGCCCGAGCAGCACTGGCGCTATACGCAGTCGGTTCAGATGATCAATCAGATCTTCGAAGGTCGCATGGTCCCCATGACCATCGACGGGATCGAGCGCGGCATGAAAGAGCTGGGACGCTAA
- a CDS encoding DUF3817 domain-containing protein: MTKARSIWMFRKIASVEGWSFIVLLFVAMPLKYWADMTEIVPMVGMAHGWLFVAYMGTLVFASSYGGLTMTRVNWAILASLLPFGTFVHDPYLKRDEEAVRAQDAV, from the coding sequence ATGACCAAGGCCCGTTCCATCTGGATGTTTCGGAAAATCGCGTCCGTCGAAGGGTGGAGCTTTATTGTGCTGCTGTTTGTGGCCATGCCCTTGAAATATTGGGCTGACATGACCGAGATCGTCCCCATGGTTGGAATGGCACATGGGTGGCTGTTCGTGGCCTATATGGGCACATTGGTCTTTGCGTCCTCATACGGTGGCCTGACGATGACGCGGGTGAACTGGGCTATTCTGGCCAGTCTTTTACCCTTTGGCACCTTCGTACATGACCCGTATCTGAAGCGGGACGAAGAGGCCGTGCGCGCGCAAGACGCTGTTTAG
- a CDS encoding DedA family protein, which produces MISTELVFTLLSDYGPWVVFASAFLSCLALPIPTSLMMLAGGAFAATGDLALTNVVAAAFIGAVIGDQTGFAIGRFGGTPALEKLARNPARKAVLAKAHAFVDRRGGLGVFLSTWAVAPLGPWVNFAAGATGLGWLRFAVWDILGETIWVTLYVGLGFMFASRIESLASLMGNIAGLLAALVVAAGAMLWIKAMIRAHERHKSIKDPVECTAP; this is translated from the coding sequence ATGATCTCGACCGAGCTCGTCTTCACGCTTCTGTCCGACTATGGCCCGTGGGTGGTGTTTGCGTCTGCCTTCCTGTCCTGCCTCGCCCTGCCTATTCCAACCTCTCTGATGATGCTGGCAGGCGGAGCGTTTGCCGCGACCGGAGATCTGGCGCTGACCAATGTTGTCGCGGCCGCCTTCATCGGCGCCGTAATTGGGGACCAGACCGGTTTTGCCATCGGGCGGTTCGGAGGCACCCCGGCGCTAGAAAAACTGGCTCGCAACCCGGCCCGAAAAGCCGTGCTGGCGAAAGCGCATGCGTTTGTTGATCGGCGCGGTGGCTTGGGCGTGTTCCTGTCCACATGGGCGGTTGCCCCACTGGGCCCGTGGGTGAACTTCGCAGCTGGCGCGACGGGTCTTGGTTGGCTGCGGTTTGCAGTCTGGGACATCCTTGGCGAAACCATCTGGGTGACGCTTTATGTCGGGCTTGGCTTCATGTTCGCGTCTCGGATCGAGAGCCTTGCAAGCCTGATGGGCAACATCGCCGGTCTGTTGGCAGCCCTTGTGGTTGCGGCAGGCGCGATGCTGTGGATCAAGGCGATGATCCGCGCGCACGAGCGTCACAAGTCCATAAAGGACCCGGTTGAATGCACCGCCCCGTAA
- a CDS encoding M48 family metallopeptidase: protein MTKLLPILLPILYGLILYRFSVWRTHRELDAKSTRLADPKLKALTDRMAASLDLADIPVHIYEIQPVNGLAAPDGRIFITRGFYDEYLKGRVTGEELASVIAHELGHVALGHARKRMIDFSGQNALRTVLTMMISRFLPGAGAYVARILTRLVAAGLSRGDEYEADAYATALLIKSGIGAEGQKSLFGKLDELTKGRGGVMPAWLMSHPKTADRIAAIEKNQANWV, encoded by the coding sequence ATGACCAAGCTTCTACCGATCCTTCTTCCGATCCTCTATGGCCTGATCCTTTACAGGTTTTCAGTCTGGCGCACCCACCGCGAGTTGGATGCGAAATCCACCCGGCTGGCGGACCCAAAGCTGAAGGCGCTGACGGACCGCATGGCGGCCAGTTTGGATCTGGCAGACATTCCGGTGCACATCTATGAAATCCAGCCTGTGAACGGTCTTGCAGCCCCGGATGGGCGGATATTCATCACGCGGGGATTCTATGACGAATACCTGAAGGGGCGCGTCACGGGCGAGGAATTGGCCAGCGTCATCGCGCATGAACTTGGCCACGTCGCATTGGGACACGCCCGTAAGCGGATGATCGATTTTTCTGGTCAGAATGCGCTGCGGACCGTTCTGACGATGATGATCTCGCGCTTCCTGCCCGGTGCCGGTGCCTATGTCGCGCGCATCCTGACACGGTTGGTGGCAGCAGGTCTAAGCCGCGGCGATGAATATGAAGCTGATGCCTATGCCACGGCGCTTCTGATCAAGTCGGGCATCGGGGCCGAGGGGCAGAAAAGCCTATTTGGCAAACTGGACGAACTGACCAAAGGCCGAGGCGGCGTCATGCCTGCCTGGCTGATGAGCCACCCGAAAACCGCTGACCGCATCGCCGCGATCGAGAAAAATCAGGCGAACTGGGTTTAG